The following proteins come from a genomic window of Sorex araneus isolate mSorAra2 chromosome 1, mSorAra2.pri, whole genome shotgun sequence:
- the RALGDS gene encoding ral guanine nucleotide dissociation stimulator isoform X4, whose product MMVDCQGSTQEISEELVNGVIYSISLRRVQAHHGTPRGQRWLGCENESALGLLETCRVRTVKAGTLEKLVEHLVPAFQGRDLSYVTIFLCTYRTFTTTQRVLDLLFKSRYRTCDVLTAPSRYGCILPYSGQDGGPQDQLKNTISSILGTWLDQYSEDFCQPPDFPCLKQLVAYVQLNMPGSDLERRAHLLLAQLEHAELTDAEPGVPAVKPAPDLPPAPASRPSPALGLESTQVPGPVPEFEPTQAPVPALAPGPELEPTQARAPAPGPALGLGSPRALEVEAAPKPARAPSPEPEFPTSPARAPSPEPEETTVPGPAPSPTPELEAAVPAPTPPAAELEATLLQTLELEARAAPEPPWPPPAAAENGLPDRPHILAFPADLVAEQFTLMDAELFKKVVPYHCLGSIWSQRDKKGKEHLAPTVRATVAQFNSVANCVITTCLGARSVSARDRARVLEHWIEVARECRVLKNFSSLYAILSALQSNAIHRLKKTWEEVPRDSLRVFQKLSEIFSDENNYSLSRELLIKEGTSKFATLEMNPKRAQKRPKETGTIQGTVPYLGTFLTDLVMLDTAMKDYLYGRLINFEKRRKEFEVIAQIKLLQSACNNYSIEPEEAFAAWFRAVERLSETESYNLSCELEPPSEPAGTTLKAKKSTAIVKRWSDRQAPSAEPSAGGSSHSKSCDQLRCGPYLGGGDLADALSVHSAGSSSSDVEEISLSFVPESPDAQEKKFWEVASQSSPETSGISSASSSASSSSASTTPVASVRCHKRSMSGVCGSASALPLYNQQVGDHCIIRVSLDVDNGNMYKSLLVTSQDKAPAVIRKAMDKHNLDEEEPDDYELVQVISEDRKLKIPDNANVFYAMNSTANYDFVLRRRPGKGAKVRAGASSTLPRAKQKGLRMAKGIF is encoded by the exons GGTTCGACGCAGGAGATCAGCGAGGAGCTGGTGAACGGGGTCATCTACTCCATCTCCCTGCGCAGGGTCCAGGCGCACCACGGCACCCCCCGGGGCCAGCGCTGGctgggg TGTGAGAATGAGTCTGCGCTCGGGCTGCTGGAGACGTGCCGGGTGCGCACGGTGAAGGCGGGCACGCTGGAGAAGCTGGTGGAGCACCTGGTGCCCGCCTTCCAGGGCCGCGACCTCTCCTACGTGACCATCTTCCTCTGCACCTAccgcaccttcaccaccacccagCGCGTCCTCGACCTGCTCTTCAAAAG CAGGTACCGCACCTGTGACGTCCTCACGGCCCCCTCTAGATATGGCTGCATCCTGCCCTACTCCGGCCAGGACGGCGGCCCTCAGGACCAGCTCAAGAA caccatctcCTCCATCCTGGGCACCTGGCTGGACCAGTACTCGGAGGACTTCTGCCAGCCGCCCGACTTCCCCTGCCTCAAGCAGCTGGTGGCCTACGTGCAGCTCAACATGCCCGGCTCGGACCTGGAGCGCCGCGCCCACCTCCTCCTGGCCCAGCTGGAGCACGCGGAGCTCACGGACGCCGAGCCTGGGG TGCCAGCTGTGAAACCTGCTCCGGACCTCCCGCCGGCTCCAGCGTCCCGGCCCAGCCCAGCTCTGGGGCTCGAGTCCACCCAGGTGCCGGGTCCAGTTCCGGAGTTTGAGCCCACCCAGGCTCCGGTTCCAGCGCTGGCTCCAGGTCCAGAGCTTGAGCCCACCCAGGCTCGGGCTCCAGCACCAGGTCCAGCTCTGGGGCTTGGGTCTCCCCGGGCTCTGGAGGTCGAGGCAGCGCCCAAACCAGCCCGAGCACCTAGTCCCGAGCCGGAATTCCCCACATCGCCAGCCCGAGCACCGAGTCCGGAGCCGGAGGAGACCACCGTgccgggccccgcgcccagccccaCTCCAGAGCTCGAGGCGGCCGTGCCGGCCCCCACACCCCCGGCCGCGGAGCTGGAGGCCACTCTGCTGCAGACCCTCGAGCTGGAGGCACGTGCGGCGCCCGAGCCCCCCTGGCCCCCGCCCGCAGCCGCCGAGAACGGGCTGCCCGACAGGCCGCACATCCTGGCCTTCCCCGCGGACCTGGTGGCCGAGCAGTTCACGCTCATGGACGCG GAGCTGTTCAAGAAGGTGGTCCCGTACCACTGCCTGGGCTCCATCTGGTCGCAGCGGGACAAGAAGGGCAAGGAGCACCTGGCGCCCACCGTGCGCGCCACCGTGGCCCAGTTCAACAGCGTGGCCAACTGCGTCATCACCACCTGCCTGGGCGCCCGCAGCGTGTCGGCCCGCGACCGGGCGCGCGTGCTGGAGCACTGGATCGAGGTGGCCAGG gagtGCCGAGTCCTCAAGAACTTCTCGTCCCTCTACGCCATCCTGTCTGCCCTGCAGAGCAATGCCATCCACCGCCTGAAGAAGACCTGGGAGGAAGTTCCCCG GGACAGCCTGCGAGTGTTCCAGAAGCTGTCGGAGATCTTCTCGGACGAGAACAACtactccctgagcagagagctgctCATCAAG GAGGGCACCTCCAAGTTTGCCACCCTGGAGATGAACCCCAAGAGAGCTCAGAAGCGTCCGAAGGAGACG GGCACCATCCAGGGCACCGTCCCCTACCTGGGCACCTTCCTCacagacctggtgatgctggaCACGGCCATGAAGGACTATCTCTAT GGCAGGCTCATCAACTTCGAGAAGAGGAGGAAG GAGTTCGAGGTGATCGCGCAGATCAAGCTGCTGCAGTCGGCCTGTAACAACTACAGCATCGAGCCCGAGGAGGCCTTCGCCGCCTGGTTCCGCGCCGTGGAGCGGCTCAGCGAGACCGAGAG ctACAACCTCTCGTGCGAGCTGGAGCCCCCGTCGGAGCCGGCCGGGACCACGCTCAAGGCGAAGAAGAGCACAGCCATCGTGAAGCGCTGGAGCGA CCGCCAGGCGCCCAGTGCCGAGCCCAGCGCGGGTGGCAGCTCCCACTCCAAGTCGTGCGACCAGCTGCGGTGCGGGCCCTACCTGGGCGGCGGGGACCTGGCGGACGCGCTGAGCGTGCACTCGGCCGGCTCCTCCAGCTCCGACGTGGAGGAGATCAGCCTGAGCTTCGTGCCCGAGTCCCCCGACGCGCAGGAGAAGAAG TTCTGGGAGGTGGCCTCGCAGTCGTCCCCGGAGACGTCGGGCATCAGCTCAGCCTCGAGCagcgcctcctcctcctcggcctcCACCACTCCCGTGGCCTCCGTGCGCTGCCACAAGCGGTCCATGTCGGGGGTCTGCGGCTCCGCCTCTGCACTGCCACTCTACAACCAGCAGGTGGGCGACCACTGCATCATCCGGGTCAGCCTGGACGTGGACAACGGCAACATGTACAAGAGCCTCCTG GTGACCAGCCAGGACAAGGCCCCGGCTGTCATCCGCAAGGCCATGGACAAACACAACCTGGACGAGGAGGAGCCGGACGACTATGAGCTGGTGCAGGTCATTTCGGAGGACAGAA agctgAAGATCCCCGACAACGCCAACGTGTTCTACGCCATGAACTCCACGGCCAACTACGACTTCGTGCTGCGGAGGCGGCCGGGCAAGGGCGCCAAGGTGCGGGCGGGCGCCAGCTCCACGCTCCCGCGCGCCAAGCAGAAGGGGCTGCGGATGGCCAAGGGCATCTTCTAG